In Urechidicola croceus, a single window of DNA contains:
- a CDS encoding helix-turn-helix domain-containing protein — translation MTHTLFIKNMVCNRCKMAILNVFNNQNIEVKSIQLGKITIDENVEINYQKLEEQLNDLGFELIKDPVDTLIEKIKVKLIQYVENSNDNTIVTYLENEIGKSYTTFSKTFSKNEGITIEKYSINLKIEKAKELIQMQKLNFSEIAYTLNYKNSSHLAKQFKQITGMSMTDYKSLQIDARKTLDKIV, via the coding sequence ATGACACATACATTATTCATTAAAAATATGGTATGTAACCGTTGTAAAATGGCGATTCTTAATGTATTCAATAATCAAAATATTGAAGTAAAAAGCATACAACTTGGTAAAATCACAATTGATGAAAATGTAGAGATAAACTATCAAAAACTTGAGGAACAGCTAAATGATTTAGGTTTTGAACTAATTAAAGACCCAGTAGATACATTGATTGAAAAAATCAAGGTAAAACTAATTCAGTATGTAGAAAATAGTAATGACAACACAATTGTAACCTATCTCGAAAATGAGATAGGAAAAAGTTACACAACATTTAGTAAAACATTTAGTAAAAACGAAGGAATAACAATAGAGAAGTATTCCATCAATCTAAAAATTGAAAAGGCAAAAGAATTAATTCAAATGCAAAAACTAAATTTTTCAGAAATCGCTTACACTTTAAATTATAAAAATAGTAGTCATTTAGCAAAACAGTTTAAACAAATAACAGGTATGTCTATGACAGATTATAAGAGCTTACAAATTGATGCCAGAAAAACTTTGGACAAAATTGTATAA
- a CDS encoding TolC family protein, which yields MKNFNKYNISKKVFILCSLFFFLKGNTQELNVLIEQALKNNPEIQKLELQYNIASEKINEVNTLPNTEFGVGYFVSEPETRTGAQRFKVTAKQMLPWFGTITSRENYVSSLADAKYEDIVIAKRKLMASVSQSYYNLYANKAKQRVLTENIKLLETYETLALTSVEVGKASAVDVLRLQMRQNEMQQLKDVLSQQFLAEQTNLNNLLNRENDIAVTVVDSLTIPIEDFEIVTENLALHPELLKYDKLFQSIEQSELLNQKESSPMIGFGLDYINVSERPDMNFSDNGKDIVMPMVSVSIPIFNKKYKSQTKQNELEQQEITAQKQERLNTLKTLLSKAINERISARISYATQTKNLKQAKDAEDILIKSYETGTIDFNDVLDIQELKLKFQMNQIESIKGYYVQSTIINYLIQ from the coding sequence ATGAAGAATTTTAATAAATATAACATATCAAAAAAAGTTTTTATTCTTTGTTCTCTATTCTTTTTTCTTAAAGGAAACACACAAGAATTAAATGTACTTATTGAGCAGGCATTAAAAAACAATCCAGAAATTCAAAAACTTGAATTGCAATATAATATTGCTTCCGAGAAAATTAACGAAGTAAATACTCTTCCAAATACTGAATTTGGTGTAGGTTACTTTGTGAGCGAACCAGAAACGAGAACAGGAGCGCAACGATTTAAAGTAACGGCTAAACAAATGTTACCGTGGTTTGGCACAATTACATCAAGAGAAAATTATGTGAGTTCGTTAGCCGATGCAAAATATGAGGACATTGTTATTGCAAAGCGAAAATTGATGGCTTCTGTATCACAATCCTATTATAATTTATACGCTAACAAAGCGAAACAAAGGGTGCTAACAGAAAACATTAAACTATTGGAAACCTATGAGACATTAGCACTAACATCTGTTGAGGTTGGTAAAGCATCTGCTGTAGATGTGTTGCGATTGCAAATGCGTCAAAACGAAATGCAACAACTAAAAGATGTTTTAAGTCAACAGTTTTTAGCAGAACAAACGAATCTTAATAATCTTTTGAATAGAGAAAATGATATTGCTGTTACTGTGGTAGATAGCTTAACCATTCCAATAGAAGATTTTGAAATCGTTACTGAAAATTTAGCATTACATCCTGAATTGTTGAAGTATGATAAACTATTTCAATCCATAGAACAATCAGAATTATTAAACCAAAAAGAAAGCAGTCCTATGATTGGTTTTGGATTAGACTATATCAATGTTTCCGAAAGACCAGATATGAATTTCTCGGATAACGGTAAAGATATTGTAATGCCTATGGTTTCGGTGTCAATCCCAATTTTTAATAAAAAATATAAATCCCAAACCAAGCAAAATGAGTTAGAACAGCAAGAAATAACAGCTCAAAAACAAGAACGATTAAACACTTTGAAAACGCTATTAAGTAAAGCGATTAATGAGCGTATTTCGGCAAGAATAAGTTATGCTACGCAAACCAAGAATTTAAAACAAGCTAAAGATGCAGAGGACATCTTAATCAAAAGTTACGAAACAGGTACGATTGACTTTAATGATGTTTTGGATATTCAGGAATTGAAACTAAAGTTTCAAATGAACCAAATAGAGTCTATTAAGGGCTACTATGTGCAAAGCACAATTATTAACTATTTAATTCAGTAG
- a CDS encoding efflux RND transporter permease subunit, whose amino-acid sequence MLNKSIKFLIQNKLVSVLLLLLFVGWGTVNAPFSWDIPLLPSNPVAVDAIPDIGENQQIVFTKWDGRSPQDIEDQITYPLTTSLLGIPGVKTIRSSSMFGFSSIYIIFEEDIEFYWSRSRILEKLNSLPSNLLPEGVNPALGPDATGLGQIFWYTLEGRDEKGNVTGGWDLQELRSIQDYYIKYGLSSASGVSEVASIGGYVQEYQVDVNPELMRQYNIGLHQVVKAVKSSNQDIGAQTLEINQAEYLVRGLGYIKSIEDIENAVVTSVDFTAIKIKDIGNVSLGPATRRGILDKEGAEVVGGVVVARYGANPMEVITNVKTQIEELKGGLPRKVLADGRTSQVTIVPFYDRTKLIEETIDTLNEALTLEILITILVIIVMVFNLRASILISGLLPVAVLMVFITMKLFHVDANIVALSGIAIAIGTMVDVGVILAENMIRHLDDEKLQSSEDGKKYTTDEIIYNATAEVSGAILTAVLTTIISFIPVFTMVGAEGKLFRPLAFTKTMALSASLVIALFLIPPFAAYLFRKTSLKKSFKYIINIALIVAGIVIIISGFWSGSILIAFGINGLFLVLRKLNKKNSNLINIIISCIAIVFLLAEYWRPLGFDRSIFINLIFVTIICFGILGIFSLFRKYYSQILKWALANKLLFLIIPTAILIAGGWILKNTGKEFMPSLNEGSFLLMPTSLPHAGVAENKRVLQQLDMAVATIPEIEMVVGKAGRTESALDPAPLSMYENIIQYKSEYMRNAEGKRQRYKVNNNGAFELKNGQFIQNPNNFDNVTLSAVERSQLIEDENGEFYRNWRPKINSLDDIWNEIVKVTKLPGVTSAPKLQPIETRLVMLQTGMRAPMGIKVKGQDLKQIEKFGLQLETILKQAEGVKVEAVFADRIIGKPYLLIDIDREKIARYGISIEDVQSVLKVAVGGMQLTQTVEGRERYGVRVRYPRELRNNPETIKDIYIPVSKGNPIPLSELATIRYEKGPQVIKSEDTFLVGYVLFDKLDGFAEVDVVENAQALFQQKINAGVLTVPKGISYKFTGTYENQLRAEKTLSVIVPLALAIIFLILYFQFKSVSTSFMVFTAITIAFAGGFIMIWLYGQDWFFNFSLFGENIRELFNMKTINLSVAVWVGFIALFGIATDDGVVMATYLTQTFNRDKPADKKSIRASALEAAEKRIRPCLMTTVTTILALLPVLTSTGKGSDIMIPMAIPIFGGMVIDITSYFIVPVLYSWREEFKFKKNQKKRKDEEF is encoded by the coding sequence ATGCTAAATAAAAGCATCAAATTTCTAATACAAAATAAACTCGTATCCGTTTTATTACTCCTGCTTTTTGTAGGTTGGGGAACTGTAAACGCTCCTTTTAGTTGGGATATTCCATTATTACCAAGTAATCCTGTTGCTGTAGATGCCATTCCAGATATTGGAGAAAATCAGCAAATCGTTTTCACAAAATGGGATGGTCGCTCGCCACAAGATATAGAAGATCAAATTACCTACCCTTTAACAACCTCATTATTAGGTATTCCTGGTGTAAAAACCATTCGTAGTTCATCTATGTTTGGCTTTTCAAGTATCTATATCATTTTTGAAGAAGACATAGAATTTTACTGGAGTAGAAGTCGTATTCTCGAAAAACTAAACTCATTACCAAGTAATTTATTACCAGAAGGTGTAAACCCTGCTTTAGGTCCAGATGCCACAGGTTTAGGTCAAATATTTTGGTACACACTTGAAGGTCGTGATGAAAAAGGAAATGTTACTGGTGGTTGGGATCTACAAGAATTACGAAGTATTCAAGACTACTATATTAAATACGGATTATCATCAGCAAGTGGTGTTTCTGAAGTGGCTTCAATTGGTGGTTATGTTCAAGAATATCAAGTAGATGTCAATCCAGAATTAATGCGCCAATACAACATTGGTTTACATCAAGTTGTAAAAGCGGTTAAAAGTAGCAATCAAGATATTGGTGCGCAGACTTTAGAGATTAATCAAGCTGAATATTTAGTTCGTGGTTTAGGGTACATAAAATCGATTGAAGATATTGAAAATGCTGTAGTTACTTCTGTAGATTTTACAGCTATCAAAATAAAAGATATTGGTAACGTTTCTTTAGGTCCTGCAACAAGAAGAGGTATTTTAGATAAAGAAGGTGCAGAAGTTGTTGGTGGTGTTGTAGTAGCAAGATATGGTGCAAATCCTATGGAAGTGATTACCAATGTAAAAACTCAAATAGAAGAATTGAAAGGAGGTTTACCAAGAAAAGTTTTAGCTGACGGCAGAACATCACAAGTAACAATTGTTCCTTTTTACGATAGAACAAAGTTGATTGAGGAAACAATAGACACGCTTAATGAAGCGCTAACATTAGAAATTCTCATTACTATTTTGGTGATTATTGTAATGGTTTTTAATCTTCGAGCTTCTATTTTAATATCTGGCTTACTACCTGTAGCAGTATTAATGGTTTTTATTACAATGAAGCTGTTTCATGTAGATGCAAATATAGTAGCACTTTCAGGTATTGCAATTGCTATTGGAACTATGGTTGATGTTGGCGTAATTCTCGCCGAAAATATGATTCGTCATTTAGATGATGAAAAACTACAAAGTAGCGAAGATGGTAAAAAATACACTACAGATGAAATAATTTACAATGCAACAGCAGAAGTTTCAGGTGCAATATTAACGGCGGTTTTAACAACAATTATCAGTTTTATACCTGTATTTACAATGGTTGGTGCAGAAGGAAAACTATTTAGACCATTGGCTTTTACCAAAACAATGGCATTATCTGCATCTTTAGTTATTGCCTTATTTTTAATTCCACCTTTCGCAGCTTATTTATTCAGAAAAACATCACTTAAAAAGTCTTTTAAGTATATCATAAATATTGCGTTAATAGTTGCTGGTATTGTAATCATAATTAGCGGATTTTGGTCAGGAAGTATTCTAATTGCTTTTGGGATTAATGGTTTATTTCTTGTTTTAAGAAAACTGAATAAAAAAAATAGTAACCTTATCAATATTATTATTTCTTGCATAGCCATTGTATTCTTATTGGCAGAATATTGGCGTCCATTAGGTTTTGACAGAAGTATCTTCATCAACTTGATTTTTGTAACCATTATTTGTTTTGGTATTTTAGGAATATTTTCTCTTTTTAGAAAATATTATTCACAAATTTTAAAATGGGCATTAGCAAATAAACTCTTGTTTTTAATAATACCTACTGCCATTCTAATTGCTGGAGGTTGGATTTTAAAAAATACAGGTAAAGAATTTATGCCTTCCTTAAATGAAGGCTCATTCTTATTAATGCCAACTTCATTGCCACATGCTGGTGTTGCAGAAAATAAACGCGTTTTGCAGCAATTAGATATGGCAGTTGCTACTATCCCAGAAATTGAAATGGTTGTAGGTAAAGCAGGAAGAACCGAATCTGCTTTAGATCCTGCACCTTTGTCTATGTATGAAAATATAATTCAGTATAAATCTGAATATATGCGCAATGCAGAAGGGAAAAGACAACGTTATAAAGTAAATAACAATGGTGCTTTTGAATTGAAAAATGGACAATTTATTCAAAATCCTAATAATTTTGATAACGTCACCTTGAGTGCAGTCGAAAGGTCGCAATTAATCGAAGATGAAAATGGAGAGTTTTATAGAAACTGGCGTCCAAAAATTAATTCTCTAGATGATATTTGGAATGAAATTGTAAAAGTCACCAAATTACCAGGCGTTACTTCCGCACCAAAATTACAACCCATAGAAACCAGGTTGGTTATGCTTCAAACAGGTATGCGTGCACCAATGGGAATAAAAGTAAAAGGGCAAGATTTAAAACAAATTGAAAAGTTTGGCTTGCAATTAGAAACCATTTTAAAACAAGCAGAAGGTGTTAAAGTAGAAGCTGTTTTTGCAGATAGAATTATTGGTAAACCCTATTTACTAATTGATATTGATAGAGAAAAGATTGCACGTTACGGAATTTCTATTGAAGATGTACAAAGTGTTTTAAAAGTTGCAGTTGGTGGTATGCAATTAACGCAAACTGTAGAAGGAAGAGAGCGTTATGGAGTTCGAGTTCGTTACCCCAGAGAATTACGTAACAATCCTGAAACTATAAAAGACATTTATATTCCTGTTTCAAAAGGCAATCCTATTCCATTAAGTGAATTAGCAACTATTAGATACGAAAAAGGACCACAAGTAATTAAAAGTGAAGACACCTTTTTAGTTGGTTATGTGTTGTTTGATAAATTAGATGGTTTTGCAGAAGTTGATGTGGTTGAAAATGCACAAGCTTTATTTCAACAAAAAATAAATGCTGGCGTGTTAACTGTTCCAAAAGGTATCAGTTATAAGTTTACAGGTACTTATGAAAACCAATTGCGCGCAGAAAAAACGTTGTCTGTTATAGTCCCATTAGCATTGGCAATTATTTTCTTGATTTTATATTTTCAGTTTAAATCAGTTTCTACATCATTTATGGTTTTTACAGCAATAACAATTGCTTTTGCAGGTGGTTTTATTATGATTTGGTTGTATGGGCAAGATTGGTTTTTCAATTTTAGTCTTTTCGGTGAAAATATAAGAGAACTCTTCAATATGAAAACCATTAATTTAAGTGTGGCTGTTTGGGTAGGTTTTATTGCATTATTTGGTATTGCTACAGATGATGGTGTTGTAATGGCAACCTATTTAACACAAACTTTTAATCGTGATAAACCTGCTGATAAAAAAAGCATTCGAGCTTCAGCTTTAGAAGCTGCAGAAAAAAGAATTCGTCCTTGTTTAATGACGACAGTAACTACCATTTTAGCATTGTTGCCAGTTTTAACATCCACAGGAAAAGGAAGTGATATTATGATTCCGATGGCAATTCCAATTTTTGGAGGAATGGTCATAGATATTACCTCTTATTTTATTGTTCCTGTTTTATATAGTTGGCGTGAAGAATTCAAGTTTAAAAAAAATCAAAAAAAAAGAAAAGATGAAGAATTTTAA
- a CDS encoding HYC_CC_PP family protein: MKEFSHKILAILMAFVVLISTTSFAVTKHFCGGTLVDIAFFDEVSTCGMENQKTSSNSISGCSIVKKDCCNDVQLLIDGQDELQLQVDKISFEQQVFISSFIYTHINLFEGLENNVSSYEEYKPPLVIRQIFKIDEMYLI; this comes from the coding sequence ATGAAAGAATTTTCTCATAAAATATTAGCAATTTTAATGGCTTTTGTAGTATTAATTTCTACAACTTCATTTGCAGTCACAAAACATTTTTGTGGTGGTACACTTGTAGATATTGCTTTTTTTGATGAGGTTTCTACTTGTGGAATGGAAAATCAGAAAACTTCTTCAAATTCTATTTCTGGGTGTTCAATAGTTAAAAAAGACTGTTGTAATGATGTGCAATTATTAATTGATGGTCAAGACGAACTTCAATTACAAGTTGACAAAATTTCATTTGAACAACAGGTATTCATATCTTCATTTATTTACACACATATTAACCTTTTTGAAGGTTTAGAAAATAATGTATCTTCTTACGAAGAGTACAAACCACCACTCGTCATTAGGCAAATCTTCAAGATTGACGAGATGTATTTAATTTGA